CCATCACGCGTGACCTCAGAACGGAGGCTGCGAGGGGAACCCGGCCCCCACCGGCACCGGAGGCGAGTCGAACGCCCACGGATCGTTCCGCGGCGCCTCCGGTTCAGCGGGAGGTGGGACGTCATCACGCCGCGCCTTGACGACCTTGGCCGACGCCCACTTCAGCGACGGGCCGACGTCCTCAGCCTCGACCTCGAACACCGTCCGCTTGACGCCCTCACGGTCCTCATACGACCGCTGCTTCAGCCGCCCGGTGACCACGACCCGGCAGCCGCGAGTCAGCGACTCCACACAGTTCTCGGCGAGCTGCCGGAAAGCCGAGCAGCGCAGGAACAACGTGTCACCATCGCTCCACTCGCCGGTGGCCTGATCGCGGACTCGCCGCGACGACGCGACAGTGAACGACGCCACCGCGACGCCCTGCTGCGAAAAGTTCAACGAGGGATCATCGGTGAGGTTACCCACCAGTGTGATCAGGGTGTCTCCGATAGCCATGACAGAACTCCTTCGGGGGCTGAGGACTACTGACACGCCGCACGGGCTGACGATGCGACAACTCTTCGGTTCCGGAACCCAGCGGTCGGGATACGCTCCACCAGGGCATCCACCCTCCGGTTCAACCGGACGCGGGCTTCGGAAATCACGAACTCGCGGGGGAGCTGACTGAACCGGAGCTCAGGATCGGCAGTCAGGTTACCGATCACTGTCAGTGTGGTGTCTCCAAAGGACATGATCAGGCTCCAGCTCCGAACCCAAGAACCCGGACACGCTCGTTCAGCACGTCTACGCTTGGGTTCGATCGGACAGCCCCGTCAGAGAACGCGAACTCGTGGGGGACGTCGGCGAATTCCACCACCGGGTCATCCGTCAAATTCCCGGCCAGCGGCACGATGGCTCCCATCGTGGGCATCTTCCCTCCTTATCTGCCATGATTCTGATTGACGAGAGCCCGTTCCACCAGAAAGTGTTCTTGTGGTGTCGAGGGCCGGCCCGCCGCCGGTCTCGGGGCACCGGCGGCGGCGGGCGGTCGAGGTGTGGGCTGGTCGGTTGGCGGGCCGGTCCGACGTCACTTCGGACGGTTCGGCGTTCGAGGTGGCGTGGGCGATCGCAGGAGGTGCCGTTATCGTCGAGCGGCCAGTTCCAACGCGCGCGGCGCCTTCACTTCCAAGTCGTGGGCGATGTCGGCGTCGTCCTGGCCGCGGGCGACGCTCGTGACCGCGTGCATGATGCCGCCCGCGGTCGCGTCGGCGCCCTTGATGAAGTGGTCCAAGATCTCATCGCGTCGTTCCTGGGAGAAACCCAGCTGCACGCCGACGAACTTGATCGTCTCGAGCGGGTCGGTCACCGGGGTGTGGGCGTTCTTCTGCAATTGATCGATCTTGGCGGAGAGGTAGACCGGGTCGAGGAACTTTTGGACGGCGTCCTTGGACTTGTTGGTGATCAGATCCAGATAGCTTTGGCGGGTCTGGTCACTCCAGGCCACCACACCCTCGTCGAGGCGACCACCGAGGTGCACGTTGCGTTCGGCGTCTCGGCTGATGGTGTAGCCGTTGCCGCAGACCTGGGCGACGATGCGGGGCGTGAGAGTGAACGCGCCGCATCCGGTCTCGGAGTTCGTGACGACGAAGCCCGCGAACATCACGGGGTTGTCGGCGCCCATGGCCCCGGTGAAGGGCGAGCGATACCGCTTGAGCAGCGCGGGTGCCAGGGCGTGGATCTGTGGAGCGACCACCCTGACGTACATGCGCCGTTCGGTGAGATCGCAGCCGTCGATGGTCACGTTCAGTCCGGTGCGGCGGATTCCGTCCAGGACGGCCAGCAGCACGTCGAGGTTGTCGATGATCCGGTAGCCGTCCGACAGCAGGGCTCGGGCGACGCCGCCGGTGCCGTCGGCGGAGCCGCCGGTGTGGCCGCGGAGGACTCGCACGAGGAACTTCTTGTCGGGCGTCGCCTCCATCTTCCGCAGCCAACCGTTGACGTTGGTGTCGTACAGCCCGATGGCCTCCTGTCGCATCCGCGTCAGATAGGCGCGGGGGATGCCGAGCTTGTCGGAGACGCCCTCGTCGAAAAGATGCGTCGGGCGGAACAGTCCGGTCGTTGAGGTGACCCCGTCCTCGCTGAGCACGGGGTCGGTGTCGTCGATGGCGAGGTTGCCGCCCTCGGCGTGCAGGTGGCGGGCGGAGACGACAACGTCCAGTTTGCGGGACTGCTGGTCGAGCAGGACGTTCTTGAGATCGGTCAGGTCCGCGTTGCGGGTCGCCACAGATGCGTACATGGTCGGGCCTTTCGCGAGGGCGTGCAGGAGACGTCCGGAGGCACGGTCGGCGCGCGGCGCACGGCGAGAGGCGCTGCGGTGCGGTTGTCGACCGCGCGGACCGTGTCGGCGGTCAGGGCGTGTTCATCGACGGTGCGTGGTCAGCGCGGGGAACCGTCCGGCGTCGAAGCGCCGCAGGAACGTGGTGTGGTGAGCCAGCAGCGGCAGGCGGTACAACGGTCGGAACACGGCGTCCACAACGATCACCTGGTGATCGCTGACATGGACGCGGTACCTGACGGGGACGTTGGCGGAGAGGTAGCGGCTCAGGGGACAGTCATCGACGGCGCCGAGCCGTCCTTCGATGTGGTGTCGGGTGAGGAAGGCGGCGATGTCGCCGGTTCGCATGGGCAGGGCGTCCAGGCGCGCCTGGATCAGGTCGATGATCTCCTCGGCGTT
The DNA window shown above is from Thermomonospora umbrina and carries:
- the ssb gene encoding single-stranded DNA-binding protein codes for the protein MAIGDTLITLVGNLTDDPSLNFSQQGVAVASFTVASSRRVRDQATGEWSDGDTLFLRCSAFRQLAENCVESLTRGCRVVVTGRLKQRSYEDREGVKRTVFEVEAEDVGPSLKWASAKVVKARRDDVPPPAEPEAPRNDPWAFDSPPVPVGAGFPSQPPF
- a CDS encoding DUF932 domain-containing protein, which gives rise to MYASVATRNADLTDLKNVLLDQQSRKLDVVVSARHLHAEGGNLAIDDTDPVLSEDGVTSTTGLFRPTHLFDEGVSDKLGIPRAYLTRMRQEAIGLYDTNVNGWLRKMEATPDKKFLVRVLRGHTGGSADGTGGVARALLSDGYRIIDNLDVLLAVLDGIRRTGLNVTIDGCDLTERRMYVRVVAPQIHALAPALLKRYRSPFTGAMGADNPVMFAGFVVTNSETGCGAFTLTPRIVAQVCGNGYTISRDAERNVHLGGRLDEGVVAWSDQTRQSYLDLITNKSKDAVQKFLDPVYLSAKIDQLQKNAHTPVTDPLETIKFVGVQLGFSQERRDEILDHFIKGADATAGGIMHAVTSVARGQDDADIAHDLEVKAPRALELAARR